The Sulfolobus sp. A20 genomic interval AGCTGGGTTCGATGTGGTCAGGGAACCAGTAGAGGTAAAGAAGAGAATAGGTTGGATAGCAGCAGAAGTCATAGTGGATGATGACTTAACAGCATGGGAGAATTTAGAGTTACAGGCTAAATTAGAGGGTTTAAAAGATTGGAAAGATAGGGCATCTGAATTATTAAAATACTTTGGTATTTATGAATTTAAGGATAAACAGGTAGGTAAATTCTCAACTGGCATGAGAAAAAAATTGGAGATATCTTTGGCTTTACTTAATTCTCCGGAAGTCATCTTTATGGATGAGCCAACAATCGGTTTAGATGTCTCAACTAGGAAGGCGTTGTGGGATATAATAAGGCAAATAAATAAGGACTTTCAAGTTAGTGTTTTACTTACTACTCATTATATGGAAGAGGCTGATTCTCTTTGTGAGAGAATAGCTATAATCAATAAGGGAAAAATCATAGCTATAGGGAGTCCTAATGACCTAAAGGAAAAATATGGTTCAGACATCATCGAGATAGAATATGAAGGAACAACTATCAACCTTAGTAAAATACAGAAATTTGGAGAGGTGATAGCAAACAACGGTAAGCTTAGGATTAGGACAAAAAATGCTGAAAATGTTTTACCAGAAGTTATTAGAGAAATATCTGACGTTAAACTAAAATCGATAAGATTATATAAGACTAGTTTAGATACTGTATTCCTATCCTTAACTGGAACTACAATAGATGAAGGAGAGTTTGATGCTAGAAGATTTTATATGACAATAAGGAGGGCTAGAAGATGATAGATAAGGTTATAGCTCTCTATGAGAGAGAGATGAAAAGGTTCTTTAGAAGTAGATACATGTGGATAATGATATTGGCTCAGCCAATAATGTGGATAGTATTCTTCGGTAGTAGCTTTTCACAAGTACCTAAAGAGTTTTTACAAACCTTCTTTCACACTAATGATTACATAGCCTTCATAGTGCCGGGGGAGTTATCAGTATCAATGATGATGGTAGGTTCATTCAGCTCAATGAGTCTAATTCAAGATAAAAGGCTGGGGTATTTAAGGAGGATCTTAATAACACCAACAAGGAAGTCGGCTATATTCTATGCTAAAGTGTTAGGAGGTATGACTAGAGGGCTAATACAAGTTCCAATAATGATAATAGCGAGTCTAGCATTAGGTGTAGCATATAATATAGATTGGATAGGACTCGTAGAGTGGTTAATAGGCTTAGTATTCCTTGGTATAGGATTCTCTTCACTTTACGGAATTATTACCGCTAATACCTCAGATTGGCAGGCGCCTGGTGTAGTGTCGAACTTATTGAATCTACCTTTAATGTTTTCAAGTACTGCATTATTTCCAGAGGCATTCTTTCCCTCTTGGCTAAAAACAATAAGTAATGGCAATCCTTTAACCTATGCAGCAGAATTAGGCAGAGATGCGTTACTATTCGGAGATCCGCCTAATCCATTATATTTGTTATACCTAGTAGCGTTTGGAATAATAATGCTGATAATAGGATCTTTAGTTATAGAAAAGTACTTAACTGTGGATTAAGCTTTAGAGTAAAAGA includes:
- a CDS encoding ATP-binding cassette domain-containing protein, which encodes MDFAILVQDLTKNYGDIIALDHINFEVRRGEVFGLLGPNGAGKTTTIKILTGLTKPTSGKAIVAGFDVVREPVEVKKRIGWIAAEVIVDDDLTAWENLELQAKLEGLKDWKDRASELLKYFGIYEFKDKQVGKFSTGMRKKLEISLALLNSPEVIFMDEPTIGLDVSTRKALWDIIRQINKDFQVSVLLTTHYMEEADSLCERIAIINKGKIIAIGSPNDLKEKYGSDIIEIEYEGTTINLSKIQKFGEVIANNGKLRIRTKNAENVLPEVIREISDVKLKSIRLYKTSLDTVFLSLTGTTIDEGEFDARRFYMTIRRARR
- a CDS encoding ABC transporter permease, yielding MIDKVIALYEREMKRFFRSRYMWIMILAQPIMWIVFFGSSFSQVPKEFLQTFFHTNDYIAFIVPGELSVSMMMVGSFSSMSLIQDKRLGYLRRILITPTRKSAIFYAKVLGGMTRGLIQVPIMIIASLALGVAYNIDWIGLVEWLIGLVFLGIGFSSLYGIITANTSDWQAPGVVSNLLNLPLMFSSTALFPEAFFPSWLKTISNGNPLTYAAELGRDALLFGDPPNPLYLLYLVAFGIIMLIIGSLVIEKYLTVD